A genomic segment from Burkholderia plantarii encodes:
- a CDS encoding glycosyltransferase, producing MMRTNSKVSICIPTHNRAHLIGECIDSCLAQRHPDIEIVIGDDSAGDATERLIRERYGGDPRIRYARNRPSLGQAPNVTSLFARASGDKILLIHDDDFLLRDGLARLLAQWERHPDLDAAFGNQYVVDQRSRIDRAATRRLNLMFHRRPAAAGLQSQPGRVGLVQMFPNNGWLARADLVKRIGYDDSYGSCCDYVFNTRLCLAARRISYVDDYVSCYRETDVSISRATRHSMRSASLMAWHFVNELALPPELEPARRLALRRLVPIVVSLYARNHEPRTSLAIALGNLYAYRFGLSPRLYYHLLMMWKGRRGAGAAAR from the coding sequence ATGATGCGTACCAACAGCAAGGTCTCGATCTGTATACCGACCCATAATCGCGCCCATCTGATCGGCGAGTGCATCGACTCGTGTCTGGCCCAGCGCCACCCCGACATCGAGATCGTGATCGGCGACGATTCCGCGGGCGATGCCACCGAACGCCTGATCCGCGAGCGTTACGGCGGCGATCCACGCATTCGCTATGCGCGCAACCGGCCCTCGCTGGGCCAGGCGCCGAACGTGACGAGCCTGTTCGCGCGTGCGAGCGGCGACAAGATCCTGTTGATCCACGACGACGATTTCCTGCTGCGCGACGGCCTCGCGCGGCTGCTCGCGCAATGGGAGCGTCACCCCGACCTCGACGCGGCGTTCGGCAACCAGTACGTCGTCGATCAGCGCAGCCGCATCGACCGCGCCGCCACGCGCCGGCTCAACCTGATGTTCCATCGCCGGCCCGCGGCGGCCGGCCTGCAGTCGCAGCCGGGCCGCGTCGGGCTCGTGCAGATGTTCCCGAACAACGGCTGGCTCGCGCGGGCCGATCTCGTCAAGCGCATCGGCTACGACGACAGCTACGGCTCGTGTTGCGACTACGTGTTCAACACGCGGCTCTGCCTCGCCGCGCGGCGCATCAGCTACGTGGACGACTACGTGTCGTGCTACCGCGAAACCGACGTGTCGATCTCGCGCGCCACGCGCCACTCGATGCGCTCGGCCTCGCTGATGGCATGGCACTTCGTCAACGAGCTGGCGCTGCCGCCCGAACTCGAACCGGCGCGGCGGCTCGCGCTGCGGCGGCTGGTGCCGATCGTGGTGTCGCTCTACGCGCGCAACCACGAGCCGCGTACGAGTCTCGCGATCGCGCTCGGCAATCTCTATGCGTATCGGTTCGGGCTCAGCCCGCGGCTCTACTACCACCTGCTGATGATGTGGAAGGGGCGGCGCGGCGCCGGCGCGGCGGCGCGTTGA
- a CDS encoding DUF6566 family protein, giving the protein MEPERTVTSDSYRGHVIAVTAHRNERGAWVPSVTLTREDAPVGRPLPEPVDPEWLTEEEAVRAGIERGRFAVDREQAQQ; this is encoded by the coding sequence ATGGAACCTGAAAGAACCGTGACGAGCGACAGCTACCGGGGCCATGTGATCGCGGTGACGGCGCACCGCAACGAGCGCGGCGCGTGGGTGCCGAGCGTGACGTTGACGCGTGAGGACGCCCCCGTGGGCCGGCCGCTGCCGGAGCCGGTCGATCCCGAATGGCTGACCGAGGAGGAGGCGGTACGCGCCGGCATCGAGCGCGGCCGCTTCGCGGTGGATCGGGAACAGGCTCAGCAATAG
- a CDS encoding cation:proton antiporter: protein MPHETEWYLIVGGVFIAVGFAGTALRQLPCSTAMIYLAVGALLGPAGIGLMQLDLARDATLLRHVTEIALLVSLFAIGLRLRLPSLDRLWLLPVRLGFVAMLVTVPLVAAVATVALGLGWGPALLLAAMLSPTDPVLAHDVQVRSPGDVDLVRFALSGEGGLNDGIALPFVLAALALCGDTASTGGAAPGSAAFLGQLAWGIAGALAIGAGLGWITTHGVAWLRTRYAQALGLEGFFALGLIVIAFGVAQSAQTFGFLAVFAAGVAMRRVEHRASGPSAPREVIGTIDSTDVSATERDPAKAHAYMTESVLGFTIELERIAEAVVMTLVGGALATLSPAAFGWPMLALAAALMLLIRPLAVALSLARSPTTATQRRLIGWFGIRGIGSFYYLLFAIEHRPDAALPLVPVVLGIVALSVIVHGVSATPLMNWYHRFSRAKR from the coding sequence ATGCCACATGAAACCGAGTGGTACCTGATCGTCGGCGGCGTGTTCATCGCGGTCGGCTTCGCCGGCACGGCGCTGCGCCAGCTGCCGTGCAGCACCGCGATGATCTATCTCGCGGTGGGCGCGCTGCTCGGGCCGGCCGGGATCGGCCTGATGCAGCTCGACCTCGCGCGCGACGCGACGCTGCTGCGGCACGTGACCGAGATCGCGCTGCTGGTCTCGCTGTTCGCGATCGGGCTGCGCCTGCGGCTGCCGTCGCTCGACCGCCTCTGGCTGCTGCCGGTGCGGCTCGGCTTCGTGGCGATGCTCGTCACGGTGCCGCTGGTCGCGGCGGTCGCGACCGTCGCGCTCGGCCTCGGCTGGGGGCCTGCGCTGCTGCTGGCCGCGATGCTCTCGCCGACCGATCCGGTGCTCGCCCACGACGTGCAGGTGCGCAGCCCCGGCGACGTCGATCTGGTGCGCTTCGCGCTGTCGGGCGAGGGCGGGCTGAACGACGGCATCGCGCTGCCGTTCGTACTGGCGGCGCTCGCGCTGTGCGGCGACACCGCCTCGACCGGCGGCGCGGCGCCCGGCTCCGCGGCGTTCCTCGGCCAACTCGCGTGGGGCATCGCGGGCGCGCTCGCGATCGGCGCCGGGCTCGGCTGGATCACCACCCACGGCGTCGCCTGGCTGCGGACCCGCTACGCGCAGGCGCTCGGGCTGGAAGGCTTCTTCGCGCTCGGGCTGATCGTGATCGCGTTCGGCGTGGCGCAGTCCGCGCAGACCTTCGGCTTCCTGGCCGTGTTCGCGGCCGGCGTCGCGATGCGGCGCGTCGAACACCGCGCGAGCGGGCCGAGCGCGCCGCGCGAAGTGATCGGCACGATCGATTCGACCGACGTGAGCGCCACCGAGCGCGACCCCGCCAAGGCCCACGCCTACATGACCGAGTCGGTGCTCGGCTTCACCATCGAGCTGGAGCGGATCGCCGAGGCGGTGGTGATGACGTTGGTGGGCGGCGCGCTCGCCACGCTCTCGCCGGCCGCGTTCGGCTGGCCGATGCTGGCGCTGGCCGCCGCGCTGATGCTGTTGATCCGGCCGCTCGCGGTGGCGCTGTCGCTGGCCCGCTCGCCCACCACCGCGACGCAGCGCCGGCTGATCGGCTGGTTCGGGATTCGCGGCATCGGTTCGTTCTACTACCTGCTGTTCGCCATCGAGCATCGCCCCGACGCGGCGCTGCCGCTCGTGCCGGTGGTGCTCGGCATCGTGGCGCTGTCGGTGATCGTGCATGGCGTGTCGGCCACGCCGCTGATGAACTGGTACCACCGCTTCTCGCGCGCAAAGCGCTGA
- a CDS encoding UdgX family uracil-DNA binding protein (This protein belongs to the uracil DNA glycosylase superfamily, members of which act in excision repair of DNA. However, it belongs more specifically to UdgX branch, whose founding member was found to bind uracil in DNA (where it does not belong), without cleaving it, appears to promote DNA repair by a pathway involving RecA, rather than base excision.) yields MTGPSRGRRADAPPARELGACRRCALWEHATQAVHGEGPRRAALMLVGEQPGDHDDLSGRPFGGSAGHILDRALADADIARAEVYLTNAVKHFKWEPRGKRRLHRPPAPREVEACRHWLARELDAVGPRVIVALGATALRAVLDDPAATLPRTHETLALPDGRYVVGTDHPSFVLRTRDANSRERAYDELVDALRTARRLVRDGLAHHEPAPGAA; encoded by the coding sequence ATGACCGGTCCGTCCAGGGGCCGCCGCGCCGACGCGCCGCCCGCCCGGGAACTCGGCGCGTGCCGGCGCTGCGCGCTGTGGGAACACGCCACGCAGGCGGTCCACGGCGAGGGGCCGCGACGCGCGGCGCTGATGCTGGTCGGCGAGCAGCCCGGCGACCACGACGATCTCAGCGGGCGGCCGTTCGGCGGTTCGGCCGGCCATATCCTCGACCGCGCGCTGGCCGATGCCGACATCGCGCGCGCCGAGGTCTATCTGACCAATGCGGTCAAGCACTTCAAATGGGAACCGCGCGGCAAGCGCCGGCTGCACCGGCCGCCCGCGCCGCGCGAGGTGGAGGCATGTCGCCACTGGCTCGCGCGCGAACTCGACGCGGTCGGGCCGCGCGTGATCGTGGCGCTGGGCGCCACCGCGCTGCGCGCCGTGCTCGACGACCCGGCGGCGACGCTGCCGCGCACGCATGAAACGCTCGCGCTGCCGGACGGGCGCTACGTGGTGGGTACCGATCATCCGTCGTTCGTGCTGCGCACGCGCGACGCGAATTCGCGGGAGCGCGCCTACGACGAACTGGTCGATGCACTACGCACGGCGCGGCGTCTCGTGCGGGACGGGCTCGCGCATCACGAGCCGGCGCCGGGGGCTGCCTGA
- a CDS encoding phage protein NinX family protein, whose amino-acid sequence MRTDDLDSRELDYWTARALARDDLPIAFVALEPALVVTFSNGTAARMDARFAPSSRWADATDVLDRLIDVRSARDAHGTLSCVATFDADGTACAAREGHGSGPNLRTALLRAFVRARFGDEVEAMPGEPHVVRHGKLTRHEQGEPIPPHGPRDAEPEPNTIGSLPRQ is encoded by the coding sequence ATGCGCACCGACGATCTCGACAGCCGCGAACTCGACTACTGGACCGCGCGAGCGCTGGCCCGCGATGACCTGCCGATCGCCTTCGTCGCGCTCGAGCCCGCGCTCGTCGTGACGTTCTCGAACGGCACGGCGGCGCGCATGGACGCGCGATTCGCGCCGTCCTCGCGATGGGCCGACGCGACCGACGTGCTCGACCGGCTGATCGACGTGCGCAGCGCGCGAGACGCGCACGGCACGCTGAGCTGCGTGGCCACCTTCGATGCCGACGGCACCGCCTGCGCGGCCCGCGAGGGGCACGGCAGCGGGCCGAACCTGCGCACCGCGCTGCTGCGCGCGTTCGTGCGGGCGCGTTTCGGCGACGAGGTCGAGGCGATGCCGGGCGAGCCGCACGTCGTGCGGCACGGCAAGCTCACGCGGCACGAGCAGGGCGAACCGATACCGCCGCACGGGCCGCGCGACGCCGAACCGGAACCGAACACGATCGGCTCGCTGCCGCGCCAGTGA
- a CDS encoding DUF3008 family protein, giving the protein MPAKSQSQQRAAGAALAAKRGQTKVGSLKPASKSMYDSMSEKQLEDFAHTKTRGKPRHKHDA; this is encoded by the coding sequence ATGCCAGCCAAGTCCCAATCCCAGCAGCGTGCGGCCGGTGCCGCGCTGGCCGCCAAGCGCGGCCAGACCAAGGTGGGCTCGTTGAAACCGGCATCGAAATCGATGTACGACTCGATGAGCGAAAAACAGCTCGAGGACTTCGCCCACACGAAGACTCGAGGCAAGCCGCGGCACAAGCACGACGCTTGA
- a CDS encoding GNAT family N-acetyltransferase: protein MTLHSPDAGLDPLDNPIWRALNTCQAGIALGGELARRFQPAISPFGALAADTPEAWRAFAALMAPGETVKAFAATPWRPSDDFEIKGQGTLNQMVQRVPREDDTGGGIERLDAAHAREIAELVALTQPGPFAARTPEMGRYYGIRHDGELVAMAGERLHLPGFTEISAVCVHPDHRGRRLAGRLVGFAAKQIVARGEVPFLHVFETNTAAVALYEKLGFDVRRPLYAVTLARR, encoded by the coding sequence ATGACACTCCATTCCCCCGACGCCGGCCTGGATCCGCTCGACAACCCGATCTGGCGTGCGCTGAACACCTGCCAGGCCGGCATCGCGCTCGGCGGCGAGCTGGCGCGACGCTTCCAGCCCGCGATCTCGCCGTTCGGTGCGCTGGCCGCCGACACGCCCGAAGCATGGCGCGCGTTCGCGGCGCTGATGGCGCCGGGCGAGACCGTGAAGGCGTTCGCCGCCACGCCGTGGCGGCCGTCCGACGACTTCGAAATCAAGGGGCAAGGCACGTTGAACCAGATGGTCCAGCGCGTGCCGCGCGAGGACGATACCGGCGGCGGCATCGAGCGCCTCGACGCCGCGCACGCGCGCGAGATCGCCGAGCTGGTGGCGCTGACGCAGCCGGGACCCTTCGCGGCGCGCACGCCCGAGATGGGCCGTTACTACGGCATCCGGCACGACGGCGAACTGGTGGCGATGGCGGGCGAGCGGCTGCACCTGCCGGGCTTCACCGAGATCAGTGCGGTGTGCGTCCACCCCGATCATCGCGGCCGGCGCCTTGCCGGGCGGCTCGTCGGATTCGCCGCGAAGCAGATCGTGGCGCGCGGCGAGGTGCCGTTCCTGCATGTATTCGAGACGAACACGGCGGCGGTTGCGCTTTACGAGAAACTTGGATTTGACGTGCGGCGGCCGTTGTACGCGGTGACGCTGGCGCGGCGTTGA
- a CDS encoding DUF2795 domain-containing protein — protein MTASHRSHTGHELSHSRAHEGSRAQQDHDKGGHQGGHEKGGQDKLPSPLDVQKALKGVDYPAARAELVRSARDGHANGRIVDGLQRIPDREYATPASVSKELGKVM, from the coding sequence ATGACAGCGAGCCACCGTTCGCATACCGGCCACGAACTAAGCCATTCGCGCGCGCACGAAGGCAGTCGCGCGCAGCAGGACCACGACAAGGGCGGCCATCAAGGCGGTCACGAGAAGGGCGGGCAGGACAAGCTGCCGAGCCCGCTCGACGTCCAGAAGGCGCTGAAGGGCGTCGATTACCCGGCCGCCAGGGCCGAGCTGGTGCGCAGCGCGCGCGACGGCCACGCCAACGGGCGCATCGTCGACGGACTGCAGCGCATCCCCGATCGCGAATACGCGACGCCGGCTTCGGTGTCGAAAGAACTCGGCAAGGTGATGTAA
- a CDS encoding DUF1328 domain-containing protein, with product MLYYAVVFFVIAIVAAFFGFGGIAAGAASIAKILFFIFLIVFLVTLVMGVMRR from the coding sequence ATGCTCTACTACGCCGTCGTATTTTTCGTGATCGCAATCGTTGCCGCATTCTTCGGGTTCGGCGGTATTGCCGCCGGTGCCGCATCGATTGCCAAGATCCTGTTCTTCATTTTCCTGATCGTCTTCCTCGTCACGCTCGTCATGGGCGTCATGCGGCGTTGA
- a CDS encoding sigma-54-dependent transcriptional regulator, producing MPRILIVDDDSDTREMLAALAQNRQLACDTAASLAEARSHMLTQSYELVLCDLVLPDGNGIELFEDFTQRGKRGELVFATGHATLDTAIDALRQGASDYLVKPFNMQRLDGIFARVAQMEVHEEEIGAMRDELERAGRFGRLLGHSPPMRAMYDALARVATTDASVLLTGESGTGKEVAAQTLHELSFRRRGPFVAINCGAIPANLVESEMFGHDRGSFTGADRQHKGFFERADGGTLFLDEITEMPVELQVKLLRVLETGQVTRLGSVRETSIDVRIIAATNRDPEAAIAAGTLRADLYHRINVFPIPMPPLRERGTDIVLLADAFLARLNEDSGRAMRFSDAAKAALTRYDWPGNVRELRNFVQRASIFADGDAIDTLPPPIMDEVSGMANTGGNAVAVPLDMPLEEVDRRLILGTLEQCGGVKAHAAEILDISLKTVYNRIGAPGEKAAGGKSRDKS from the coding sequence ATGCCACGCATTTTGATCGTCGATGACGACAGCGACACGCGCGAGATGCTCGCCGCGCTCGCGCAGAACCGGCAGCTGGCCTGCGATACCGCCGCCTCGCTGGCCGAGGCCCGTTCACATATGCTGACCCAGAGCTACGAGCTGGTGCTTTGCGACCTGGTGCTGCCCGACGGCAACGGCATCGAGCTGTTCGAGGATTTCACGCAGCGCGGCAAACGCGGCGAACTGGTGTTCGCCACCGGCCACGCCACGCTCGATACCGCGATCGACGCGCTGCGGCAGGGCGCGAGCGACTACCTCGTCAAGCCGTTCAACATGCAGCGGCTGGACGGCATCTTCGCGCGCGTCGCGCAGATGGAAGTCCACGAGGAGGAAATCGGCGCGATGCGCGACGAGCTCGAGCGCGCCGGTCGCTTCGGCCGCCTGCTCGGCCACTCGCCGCCGATGCGCGCGATGTACGACGCGCTCGCGCGGGTGGCCACCACCGACGCCTCGGTGCTGCTGACGGGCGAATCGGGCACCGGCAAGGAAGTGGCCGCGCAGACGCTGCACGAGTTGAGCTTCCGGCGGCGCGGGCCGTTCGTGGCGATCAACTGCGGCGCGATCCCGGCCAATCTGGTCGAGAGCGAGATGTTCGGCCACGACCGCGGCAGCTTCACGGGCGCGGACCGCCAGCACAAGGGCTTTTTCGAGCGTGCCGACGGCGGCACGCTGTTCCTCGACGAGATCACCGAGATGCCGGTCGAGCTGCAGGTCAAGCTGCTGCGCGTGCTCGAGACGGGGCAGGTCACGCGGCTCGGCTCGGTGCGGGAAACCTCGATCGACGTGCGCATCATCGCCGCCACCAATCGCGACCCGGAGGCCGCGATCGCGGCCGGCACGCTGCGCGCGGATCTCTACCACCGCATCAACGTGTTTCCGATCCCGATGCCGCCGCTGCGCGAACGCGGCACGGACATCGTGCTGCTGGCCGACGCGTTCCTCGCCCGGCTCAACGAGGACAGCGGCCGCGCGATGCGCTTCAGCGACGCCGCGAAGGCCGCGCTGACGCGCTACGACTGGCCCGGCAACGTGCGCGAGCTGCGCAACTTCGTGCAGCGCGCGAGCATCTTCGCCGACGGCGACGCGATCGACACGCTGCCGCCGCCGATCATGGACGAGGTGTCGGGCATGGCCAACACGGGCGGCAACGCCGTCGCGGTGCCGCTCGACATGCCCCTCGAGGAGGTCGACCGCCGGCTGATCCTCGGCACGCTCGAACAATGCGGGGGCGTGAAGGCGCATGCGGCCGAAATCCTCGACATCAGCCTGAAGACGGTCTACAACCGCATCGGCGCGCCCGGCGAGAAGGCCGCCGGCGGCAAGTCGCGCGACAAGAGCTAA
- a CDS encoding phosphatidylserine decarboxylase family protein translates to MTAIQGPARATRRRLGDWLATEELRMTAYRRQLAQDAYAAAGKRPRTAVVADFAALFERDAVLRMSLTRAIGEAGEAGYALGYATIEDLMAILDHVMRYTPPFSEESLIVCPINALLDWPMCMPSGYPLFRDATVNAQLGRLLSGWCDFLSGPHSREHLHERGPSGWFSEVARERMRLDEFVCRHDEPYWGFDSWNHFFTRRFRDGARPVAEPNDPRVVVSACEAAPYQIAERVQRLDEFWIKSQPYSIRDMLTPQHALLAERFVGGDIYQAYLSAYNYHRWHAPVGGIVTHAYRVPGTYFSGADVEGADPSGLNDSQGYMTAVATRAVVVIDCEDPGMGTVACVFVGMGDVSSCVIDAHPGQRLAKGDEIGYFQYGGSTFCLLFEPDVIERFVVAGAPDVESPVVPVNAAIAVSR, encoded by the coding sequence ATGACGGCAATCCAGGGCCCCGCGCGGGCCACGCGCCGCCGCCTCGGCGACTGGCTCGCGACCGAGGAACTGCGGATGACGGCCTACCGCCGCCAGCTCGCCCAGGACGCCTACGCGGCGGCCGGAAAACGGCCGCGCACGGCGGTGGTGGCCGACTTCGCGGCGCTGTTCGAACGCGACGCGGTGCTGCGCATGAGCCTCACGCGCGCGATCGGCGAAGCGGGCGAGGCCGGCTACGCGCTCGGCTACGCGACCATCGAGGACCTGATGGCGATCCTCGACCATGTGATGCGCTACACGCCGCCGTTCAGCGAGGAGAGCCTGATCGTCTGCCCGATCAACGCGCTGCTCGACTGGCCGATGTGCATGCCGTCCGGCTATCCGCTGTTCCGCGACGCGACCGTCAACGCGCAGCTGGGCCGCCTGCTGTCGGGCTGGTGCGATTTCCTGTCCGGTCCGCATTCGCGCGAGCATCTGCACGAGCGCGGCCCGAGCGGCTGGTTCAGCGAGGTGGCGCGCGAGCGCATGCGGCTCGACGAATTCGTCTGCCGCCACGACGAACCGTACTGGGGTTTCGACTCGTGGAATCACTTCTTCACGCGGCGCTTTCGCGACGGCGCGCGGCCGGTGGCCGAGCCGAACGACCCGCGCGTGGTGGTCAGCGCCTGCGAGGCGGCGCCGTACCAGATCGCCGAGCGCGTGCAGCGCCTCGACGAATTCTGGATCAAGTCGCAGCCCTATTCGATTCGCGACATGCTGACCCCGCAGCACGCGCTGCTCGCCGAGCGCTTCGTGGGCGGCGACATCTACCAGGCCTACCTGAGCGCCTACAACTACCATCGCTGGCACGCGCCGGTGGGCGGCATCGTCACGCACGCCTACCGCGTTCCCGGCACCTACTTCTCCGGCGCCGACGTCGAGGGGGCCGACCCGTCCGGGCTCAACGACTCGCAGGGCTACATGACGGCCGTGGCCACGCGCGCGGTGGTGGTGATCGACTGCGAAGACCCCGGGATGGGCACCGTGGCCTGCGTGTTCGTGGGGATGGGCGACGTGTCGTCGTGCGTGATCGACGCGCATCCGGGCCAGCGTCTGGCCAAGGGCGACGAGATCGGCTATTTCCAGTACGGCGGCTCGACGTTCTGCCTGCTGTTCGAGCCCGACGTGATCGAGCGTTTCGTGGTGGCGGGCGCGCCCGACGTCGAATCCCCCGTGGTGCCCGTCAACGCGGCGATCGCGGTGTCGCGCTGA
- a CDS encoding TetR/AcrR family transcriptional regulator, translated as METKPNVREQLLEHAIELMMLRGYNGFSYRDLSARVGVKTSSIHYYFPSKDDLVLEAVEAYSANVLAGIDSIDPALPADQKLSRYTQLFGTVLGDGHRICLCGMLAADIESLPDSVRQAVQAFFGVNERWLAALLAQGAEDGTLAFSGAPEDAARTLYAAYQGAVLASRLFQSTGRLDEVERAWKKTP; from the coding sequence ATGGAAACGAAACCAAACGTCCGCGAACAACTGCTCGAACATGCGATCGAGCTGATGATGCTGCGAGGCTACAACGGTTTCAGTTACCGCGACCTGTCGGCACGGGTCGGCGTCAAGACCTCGAGCATCCATTACTACTTTCCGTCCAAGGACGATCTGGTGCTGGAAGCGGTCGAGGCCTACAGCGCGAACGTGCTGGCCGGCATCGACAGCATCGACCCGGCATTGCCGGCGGACCAGAAGCTGAGCCGCTACACGCAGCTGTTCGGCACGGTGCTCGGCGACGGCCACCGGATCTGCCTGTGCGGGATGCTGGCAGCGGACATCGAATCCTTGCCGGATTCGGTCCGGCAGGCGGTGCAGGCGTTCTTCGGCGTCAACGAACGCTGGCTCGCCGCGCTGCTCGCGCAGGGCGCCGAGGACGGCACGCTGGCCTTCAGCGGCGCACCCGAGGACGCGGCCCGCACGCTCTACGCGGCCTACCAGGGCGCGGTGCTGGCGAGCCGGCTGTTCCAGTCGACGGGGCGCCTCGACGAAGTCGAGCGGGCCTGGAAGAAAACGCCGTGA
- a CDS encoding ferritin-like domain-containing protein, whose product MAHTKRSIDEHLDEWLRDAHAMEEQAGTMLAAMARRLEHYPDLKQRIEQHLGETREQARLIRECIGRRGSDVSALKDLGARSLATLQGFTSMLAADEVVKGAIASYAFENFEIATYRTLITAARTAGDADTLTVCERILPQEVAMANWLEQHLPQVVNAFLTRNPENEAASR is encoded by the coding sequence ATGGCACACACGAAACGCTCGATCGACGAACATCTCGACGAATGGCTGCGCGACGCGCATGCGATGGAAGAACAGGCCGGCACCATGCTCGCCGCGATGGCCCGGCGCCTCGAACACTATCCGGACCTGAAGCAGCGCATCGAGCAGCATCTGGGCGAAACGCGCGAGCAGGCGCGGCTGATCCGCGAATGCATCGGGCGGCGCGGCAGCGACGTGTCGGCGCTGAAGGATTTGGGCGCGCGCAGCCTTGCCACGCTGCAAGGCTTCACCAGCATGCTGGCGGCCGACGAGGTGGTCAAGGGCGCGATCGCGAGCTATGCGTTCGAGAACTTCGAGATCGCGACCTACCGCACGCTGATCACCGCCGCGCGCACGGCCGGCGACGCCGACACGCTCACCGTCTGCGAGCGGATCCTGCCGCAGGAAGTGGCGATGGCAAACTGGCTGGAACAGCATCTGCCGCAGGTGGTCAACGCGTTCCTGACGCGCAACCCCGAGAACGAGGCGGCCTCGCGCTGA
- a CDS encoding organic hydroperoxide resistance protein: MSIEKVLYRAQAHATGGRDGRAVVPEGNLDFKLTTPRELGGAGGAGANPEQLFAAGYSACFLGAMKFVAHRDKIAIPADVAIDGSVGIGAIPNGFGIEVELRIALPGMDREAAQALVDKAHIVCPYSNATRGNIDVTLTLV, encoded by the coding sequence ATGTCGATCGAAAAAGTGCTGTACCGCGCCCAAGCCCATGCAACCGGTGGCCGTGACGGCCGTGCGGTGGTGCCTGAAGGCAACCTGGATTTCAAGCTGACCACGCCGCGCGAACTCGGCGGCGCGGGCGGCGCCGGCGCGAACCCGGAACAGCTGTTCGCGGCCGGCTACAGCGCCTGTTTCCTTGGAGCGATGAAGTTCGTCGCGCACCGCGACAAGATCGCGATCCCGGCGGACGTGGCGATCGACGGCAGCGTCGGCATCGGCGCGATCCCGAACGGCTTCGGCATCGAGGTCGAGCTGCGCATCGCCCTGCCGGGCATGGACCGCGAAGCGGCACAGGCGCTGGTCGACAAGGCGCACATCGTCTGCCCGTACTCGAACGCGACGCGCGGCAACATCGACGTCACGCTCACGCTCGTCTGA